A region of the Parasteatoda tepidariorum isolate YZ-2023 chromosome 7, CAS_Ptep_4.0, whole genome shotgun sequence genome:
ttattcattcaaaactaaaaattacttatcaagaaagcgataaaaatttattaataataagcacaaatgatactatttcaagtaatttggatgattctttattgttgttttccgaattatatagatacagaaatatatactattctataaagaagaagaatattctataactattacagttctgtacGTTCTGAATTCgcatttattcattggaataacggaagcaatgttgacttcactttaatttgtaattaattgaagacagaaaaaattattttacattaaaacacACATCTGTATCAGCAAGTGATCATGAAATCGGtaaaagaaaggtaaaaattattgagaaattgttcaaGTGCTTGGCATGTTTTGCTTCAATGTTTGGCATGTTttggttagttttttcaagttcttctacCTTTTCCTTCGGGATATTCGGCTTATTATTTGTTGCTAAGAAAATGACGTCCGTCTTTGCCAATGGTTATGTTGGATATGCCCGATATtttcaggctcccgctagaggaCGTACtcaagcgttgcgatcgcgaatagacAGGGTTAGTCCTACGTCATCAACGACGTCACTAGCTCTCCTCGTTCCAAACTTTGTTTTGAACGGAGCAAACAACATGGCATTTCTCATGTAGTTAAAAGAGGGTCAATTAAAGctttgaatatattaatatagagTCGAATTTAACCTCTGAAATGGCAAGAAAAAGTGttgcatatattaatattatattaatctcTTTTTATGATATCAATTGGAGTagcttattaattgtaaatgattatgaaaactttttgtatGTATGATTGGgagaatttgtatttaatatttaccataTAAATTGTAGTTATAATCTGGAAATTTGTGAATcttattatttggaaaatgttaattctaatttatgtttaatttttcgtaaaatatgtatattatattaaataattgttttttcataatattgagacaacttattaattgtaaataataatgaaaattttaaaacaaattaaaaagttatgtaagGAGCATGAATAAAGTCAgataaattagtgaaaattataaagcatttaagatacacgtttttaaaatagtaaatttgcCAATAAATTTGAGCTAAAATGataggaagtaaaaaaaaaaagaaaaaaatatgtaaacaaaagaGTTGACTGgtcttaaaacatatttacaaccaaattatgaaataaatttggatGACTTGAATGTTACGTTCactgtaacaaataaaatattactatgaaggtaatttaaaaaaaatttgattctgacggtcaaatgcaaattttattctataaaaagtgATAACAGTAACATTTGCcaaatattataactaaatatgTATACATGCATCAAAGAGttaagtttctaaattaaaaaatttcttaaaaatttgaattatatttacttgaaatgcatgcgaaattaatattattaaataagtaaaatttaaacaccTATGTGAATacatagattaataaatataaatgttaaataaaagtttatgtatgggataagtatgttttaaagaattctaaaaaaattcatgttgcACTTTCTTATCGAATAAAATAGGAATCTgagattttaagataaattcatatataacacctaaaaaaaattgttcctctcacattttaaaatgaaaattagaaatttaaaattctaaaataatttagctattctatatattaaaattctggAAACTATACATAGTATTGACCCTTTTAACATAACACTACACTTTAACATAGCACTACACTAGTTACGTTAAGaaataatctaatattaattatttaataataaggtatcttaattttttcaaaaaattaatgcataaaactactgttaaaaactgataaatacaaacaagaaaaaatctcAAGTCAAAATAAATCTGAGTTTAAACTAAAACTCTGTGCAGATTTAactatatgtatacatattaaataagttagttacataatttattcctatttaatagttaaaaactaaagcttatGAGAATTAGCAGCAATAATCAGAAAATCTTAAGCAAACAAAGTTTACaataactacaaatttaatcatcaggtataatttaataaacagacATTAGTATTGATAAATACAAtctaattatagattaaaaattNNNNNNNNNNNNNNNNNNNNNNNNNNNNNNNNNNNNNNNNNNNNNNNNNNNNNNNNNNNNNNNNNNNNNNNNNNNNNNNNNNNNNNNNNNNNNNNNNNNNNNNNNNNNNNNNNNNNNNNNNNNNNNNNNNNNNNNNNNNNNNNNNNNNNNNNNNNNNNNNNNNNNNNNNNNNNNNNNNNNNNNNNNNNNNNNNNNNNNNNNNNNNNNNNNNNNNNNNNNNNNNNNNNNNNNNNNNNNNNNNNNNNNNNNNNNNNNNNNNNNNNNNNNNNNNNNNNNNNNNNNNNNNNNNNNNNNNNNNNNNNNNNNNNNNNNNNNNNNNNNNNNNNNNNNNNNNNNNNNNNNNNNNNNNNNNNNNNNNNNNNNNNNNNNNNNNNNNNNNNNNNNNNNNNNNNNNNNNNNNNNNNNNNNNNNNNNNNNNNNNNNNNNNNNNNNNNNNNNNNNNNNNNNNNNNNNNNNNNNNNNNNNNNNNNNNNNNNNNNNNNNNNNNNNNNNNNNNNNNNNNNNNNNNNNNNNNNNNNNNNNNNNNNNNNNNNNNNNNNNNNNNNNNNNNNNNNNNNNNNNNNNNNNNNNNNNNNNNNNNNNNNNNNNNNNNNNNNNNNNNNNNNNNNNNNNNNNNNNNNNNNNNNNNNNNNNNNNNNNNNNNNNNNNNNNNNNNNNNNNNNNNNNNNNNNNNNNNNNNNNNNNNNNNNNNNNNNNNNNNNNNNNNNNNNNNNNNNNNNNNNNNNNNNNNNNNNNNNNNNNNNNNNNNNNNNNNNNNNNNNNNNNNNNNNNNNNNNNNNNNNNNNNNNNNNNNNNNNNNNNNNNNNNNNNNNNNNNNNNNNNNNNNNNNNNNNNNNNNNNNNNNNNNNNNNNNNNNNNNNNNNNNNNNNNNNNNNNNNNNNNNNNNNNNNNNNNNNNNNNNNNNNNNNNNNNNNNNNNNNNNNNNNNNNNNNNNNNNNNNNNNNNNNNNNNNNNNNNNNNNNNNNNNNNNNNNNNNNNNNNNNNNNNNNNNNNNNNNNNNNNNNNNNNNNNNNNNNNNNNNNNNNNNNNNNNNNNNNNNNNNNNNNNNNNNNNNNNNNNNNNNNNNNNNNNNNNNNNNNNNNNNNNNNNNNNNNNNNNNNNNNNNNNNNNNNNNNNNNNNNNNNNNNNNNNNNNNNNNNNNNNNNNNNNNNNNNNNNNNNNNNNNNNNNNNNNNNNNNNNNNNNNNNNNNNNNNNNNNNNNNNNNNNNNNNNNNNNNNNNNNNNNNNNNNNNNNNNNNNNNNNNNNNNNNNNNNNNNNNNNNNNNNNNNNNNNNNNNNNNNNNNNNNNNNNNNNNNNNNNNNNNNNNNNNNNNNNNNNNNNNNNNNNNNNNNNNNNNNNNNNNNNNNNNNNNNNNNNNNNNNNNNNNNNNNNNNNNNNNNNNNNNNNNNNNNNNNNNNNNNNNNNNNNNNNNNNNNNNNNNNNNNNNNNNNNNNNNNNNNNNNNNNNNNNNNNNNNNNNNNNNNNNNNNNNNNNNNNNNNNNNNNNNNNNNNNNNNNNNNNNNNNNNNNNNNNNNNNNNNNNNNNNNNNNNNNNNNNNNNNNNNNNNNNNNNNNNNNNNNNNNNNNNNNNNNNNNNNNNNNNNNNNNNNNNNNNNNNNNNNNNNNNNNNNNNNNNNNNNNNNNNNNNNNNNNNNNNNNNNNNNNNNNNNNNNNNNNNNNNNNNNNNNNNNNNNNNNNNNNNNNNNNNNNNNNNNNNNNNNNNNNNNNNNNNNNNNNNNNNNNNNNNNNNNNNNNNNNNNNNNNNNNNNNNNNNNNNNNNNNNNNNNNNNNNNNNNNNNNNNNNNNNNNNNNNNNNNNNNNNNNNNNNNNNNNNNNNNNNNNNNNNNNNNNNNNNNNNNNNNNNNNNNNNNNNNNNNNNNNNNNNNNNNNNNNNNNNNNNNNNNNNNNNNNNNNNNNNNNNNNNNNNNNNNNNNNNNNNNNNNNNNNNNNNNNNNNNNNNNNNNNNNNNNNNNNNNNNNNNNNNNNNNNNNNNNNNNNNNNNNNNNNNNNNNNNNNNNNNNNNNNNNNNNNNNNNNNNNNNNNNNNNNNNNNNNNNNNNNNNNNNNNNNNNNNNNNNNNNNNNNNNNNNNNNNNNNNNNNNNNNNNNNNNNNNNNNNNNNNNNNNNNNNNNNNNNNNNNNNNNNNNNNNNNNNNNNNNNNNNNNNNNNNNNNNNNNNNNNNNNNNNNNNNNNNNNNNNNNNNNNNNNNNNNNNNNNNNNNNNNNNNNNNNNNNNNNNNNNNNNNNNNNNNNNNNNNNNNNNNNNNNNNNNNNNNNNNNNNNNNNNNNNNNNNNNNNNNNNNNNNNNNNNNNNNNNNNNNNNNNNNNNNNNNNNNNNNNNNNNNNNNNNNNNNNNNNNNNNNNNNNNNNNNNNNNNNNNNNNNNNNNNNNNNNNNNNNNNNNNNNNNNNNNNNNNNNNNNNNNNAATAATGCTTAAGTTTTTTTGCCACCCTAAAACTTATTACTTACCATTTTATTAAAggagtaattattttaaaaagatcaaaTGTCAAACAGAAGATTAAGAAATAACTCTAAAACGCTTTTCTTattcaattgcttttttaatgctatttctaacaacaaaaaaaatttaaaaaaggtgattttagaatttttttaatcttaatcttaacaaattttattcctaaaaataatagataatttttcaaaaaataaattgtcgaatatattttggcattatagatagatataagagtaaaaatatctttttgtcttagaaaataaaagatgaaattttcgCATTTAAagtatgaacagaaaaataaaaaaaataataaaaatgtttcttaattatgCATCTAAATTTAACTGCAACttaataatagttcaaaaacGATTATATCGAAAAAATTTCCGCCCTTCATATTCCATGCTTTTTATTACCCACTTGTATTCTACCCAACTCAAAAGAcaagtgaaaataaatgaaattttgcttcGTAATTATGCATCTAAACTAATCaactactttataaaaattacaaaaccgaTCATATTCTAAAAGCTTCAGTTCTTTCAAATCTCTGATAGAAAATTGCATAGCggattaaaaataagcatacaatttatagtaattcttatttaaattatatacgatttatttatagtaatcttttttatttatttggcacTAATCTCAGTCATAACtcaccaattttttaaagaaaaaaattccatttttttctgcagatattttgaaaatattacgaggtaattaaaataaaagttaatgaaaacaCGGCAATAATTATACTAAACATATTATGGCTaagaacacacaaaaatttgGAACAGAAAAAATGTTCACGTTTTATTTAAAGTCGTGCaagattattatatattttattataagttctGCTAGAAAccgaaactaattatttaatccatttattatatgaaataataaatttgtgagagaaaaaattatgtctgaaatatattcataaaatatctaggtaaatgattataaaaaatcataaaatatatgggtaaaaattatctttgaaatcggaaatctaatttaatcccAGCGTTAAACGCATCCTATTCGAACGTTCGAATCGCTTTCACCAGCAAATTGTTAGGTGAAAGCTTTCCGATAGATGGGAGGAAAAATGAAGATCGCAGCCCGTTAGCAAAATCCGTTCGAAAGCGCGAGGTTTCAGGTTTTCCCTAGGAGTAGAAACGTGACGTCAAAATGACGTCATTTTTCTCTTCCTAGCTCGTTCGAAGTCTGCGAGGTTTGAGCTCCTTGTCTCGCAAATGTGATTTTTTAGCATGTAGTGGGGATGCTAccttaaaaaatggtttattaaaCTGTTTCTTAATCGTATCTGTATCCTTATGATGATCAAAAATCTAATCTTTGCGCCATTTTCACGTtgttaaaatagttcttaaaaattgtctattccTGAAATTTAAATCCTAAAATCTCATAAAGTAAgttacaaataaattgatcAGCTTCTCAATGTTTAAGTTTTCTGCCAATGATATTAGAAATTACTTTCGCACTgtcttgaatttatattttgcttgtGACCGGTGTTTATTACTTCTctgcgtttttaaattttcattgtaaactGTGTTGTTTTGCTTTATATCAGATTTCTAGATCTTGTATTCAAATCGGCTTGGTAAGATTGTAAGACTGAAACAAGTGTAACAAgccgaatatttaaaaaataagaaaaattgccCAAAATTACTGTTATGCGTTTAACTACGTCTGATTAGTATTTGACTTTGAAATACCCTCTagtcttaattattttcataaattaaactgaaataacaaattttatagttaaagtaataaattcgTCAATTTTATGCCGGACGCTGGGATCTGGGagtaatttgctaattttataattcatttttaagtgtatatcactgaaactttaaattgttCACTTTATAGCctaactctttcttttttttttctcgaaatttagTATCTTCAGGATAGTTAAACTTTCGACAGTCCATAAATTGAGATAAggtttatttaacttaatattttagaaattaatcatCAATCATTAGATTACAATGTATAACAACAAACTTAACTTATAAAAGGACAACATTTAGCTTGCTAAAACTTGTCAATGTATTCGTatcaaatgttgaaaataaaattaaattttaaagtaattattcattGTAATTGTCAGATATTACTATTAGCAGGTTAtccattttaaaaccattttcgCACAGCATTTGTCTGTATAGgtgatgtaaaaagttttatacctGTATATATCCTCAACTTAGTATCATTATGCAGTAGTACATTGCAATCTTGGGTATTATAATGTTAGGTCTTCATAAGTGAAACAATTCTAAgtcttaaatcattttgatcCTGATTTTAGTAAGTATTTGTATTTTGCAACTAACCGTTGAATCCAAATAAGTGAGctcaaagtatttttaaatttaataattcttaaaaagtgGGTATTTGTAACTCGAGAGGAGttgaagtgattatgcctaaccatgtatgattttgaagtttattaaattttaattatttggttaGGTGTTAGAGATGTCTCCTGCCTGTGTGTATGTTGGTGGATTGAGTGATGATGTTCAAAAAGAAGATCTTGAAAGGGAATTCAGTAAGTTTGGAAATTTGACTAAAGTTTGGGTAGCTAGAAATCCTCCTGGATTTGCCTTCATTGACTTTGAGGATGACGAAGATGCTAATGAagcgataaaagaaatgaatggaGCCACAATTAATGGATCAGAAATCCGATGTGATATTTCTCGTGGTCGAGGTAGAGGAGGACGTGGTGGAAGAGGGGGTGGCGGCTTTAGAGGAGGCCGTGGTCGTAGAGATTATGATTCTGGTTTCCGAAGTGGAGGAGGAGGTGGCGGCTTCAGAGGAAGCAGAGGCAGCGGCGGTTCACGTTATGGTGGTGGTGGAGGTCGTGGCGGCGGAGGCTATGATAGACCTTACAGCCGAGGTGGAAGTGATAGAAGTTCTGGAGGATATAGGAGTCGCTCTCCTATGGGTcaaaggtatttttaaatttattattaataatattgagtGTAATTAGATGCACTTagttttacaattgaaaaatgtaatttaagtcTTTGAATTGTACTTTAGGTTGTTTCGTTTTGACTTTCCGTGAATTAGATATGTATGAAAGTACTGTACATCAAATACTGTGGTATTAGTTCctaatgatttgttttaaatttaagaaactgaACATAATCATtcaatttcagtattttaaacactcatattaagttttttaaatcttttttttcctaacagaaaagaaattcaacaaAAGAAATCTTTGCTTCTACGGTTGCTtggtaaataagtttttatgaaGTAGTCACTGACCCAtaaacagaatattttcaaatgttctgcaacaggacttattaatttatacaaatgttcTGCAAGTATTTCACAGCAAAAAGAGGTCAAATTaacgttaaaatattatattttcatttattaaaatacaggatCATGCACAAAtacactacattattttttaaagcaagaccaacattcttgatttgttactttttcaatcacttttgaagtacaaaattttgctaatgacgatgatgatgaattattaataaaatgcctaTGATATGAAGAgccgaaaattaaaataagggcTGCCTTAAAAGAATGTTGGGGATTGTTCTACAAAACTATCGGAGGCGGGAGGTCGCGGGAAAACGCTGTCACTTATTCAAGATAcaaatcaggggtctgtccaggtcgaatttactaccgtttagcggtaccttcacaaattcaattttaggtaagacggtagtttcacaaattcaactttaggaaaaacggcagtttcacaaaatactttatattaaaattttatttttgtatcctttaagaaacaataaatctatatttttaccatgtttttgtgttgactttttaatataatttttcacaaattatgtcaaaattttcacaaaataggtacctttcagaaaaacctagacaaaCCCCTGCAAATTGTTCTGCAGGACTTGGTTTGTTCTGCGACGCACGTCGCAGTTTTAGACCCTTTCTGCTTCTGGGGTCACTGAGATTCTtaaactaaatgtttaaaaaaatttaattatgttaataagGGAAACAAAGGTTATTGGTTGTTAGTTATCACTGATGCTtgttaaactgtattttaatcaaatatagtttcataattttttttggatctcTGGTTAAAATTGGGAATCAAGCTAACTAAAGACGAATTTTTGAGTTCTTCAGGtgtcattattttattgattcattaaaataaaggaattgtAATTAGCTTGCATCTGCTGTGCTCTTTCCCCTCTGTCAGTGTTCTCCCAAGACTTAAGTTGCCTCCCCTGGTCCTTTGATATCTAATAATTGCCTCTCtgccatttttgtaaaaagcagCCATCCCTTAAGAATACTGCCTTATTAttcatattctatttaaaaattaaattaccgattgaataataatagaattctCAACTGgttgaatttttatgatttttttgggGTGAGGGATATATTAacgaacgaaatgttcggtcccgtgccttgctaaacacgtatgttattttttgtggatatagtaaACTAAAAGAGTGAGGAAGTTTTATATTCTgaacttttttctctcttcaactgattttttttttcttcatttatttatttatttattttttttaaaaataattttgaaatgtctacttcaaaataaattcttataccGATTTTTGAAACCATCTATAGAGTAGAATGtagcaataagcattttttcttgttagcTTCTTTCACTTTTCCATCCCTAAATAAAGGCCTACCCAGGCAGATGTATGGACAAATTTTTCCCTGCAttagctaaagattactaatttattttttttgtacacaagacaaagagtaattaaaaataaaagcaagttaACACATTATTTGTTACTGtgcattatttttcagtcatttttgtatttcatttgattggtcatttaaataatgtataatggAAAGGAGTTTGGAACCGTTAGTTAAAATTCTTTCCTGAACAGATGAAGTGAACTGAAATTTAGGTCCCTTGAAGGTAAACTataacggggtttgactgtattaaaattttcacgGCTGTGTAGTTTAGTAAagtgtaattttcttttcttgcttCCCAGCATtcaagaaaacataaaatttgaaccATGAACAGTAGATAGAATTCCTAAATTTCTGGgcagaaattaaatgtttgcataatttttaactagtgtattttaaataatgaaaaaaattattacccaaAAGGGATTGTGATCTTGAAATGAAGAACTGGATGGATTATTCCAAAAATTAGTACTGTTCCCAGTCCTTCCTTTAGCTCATAAAAgataatcaatgattttttgtggcttaacaaaatatttggtCAGAAAAGACTTGGCAAAGATTCAGTTTTGTCTTTTCTGTAGTTATCAGTTACATAATATATATCGTGTCACCTATGATTCTTGTCTGCAATATTGTACATATTAAAGAATGTGCTTAACTGGGGTGCAGAAGATTCTCATCAGGGCTTAATCCAGGTTTTCAATCCTAGTACCtatttttgtgaagaaaaaaaatttttcgtgaaaaaaaaactttttttgtgaaaatttagtattcctaaaaaaaataataaaaaaaaactacatatgtATACAAAGAGtacaatactataaaaaaacagtCACATATTGCGCAAGGAATTGCTTATAAGACAGCTTGCAGATTAATtccatttattaattcaatgtaAATTATGCAGCCAGCCAGCATAGAAATTATGGAATTTACTATACAGATTAATATCAtggttaaaaattagatttacataaagtttaaaaaatttttttaacttacttactaataaaatttattgaacttattatgattaagaaattattattttgatattgtgctaacttttacttttgaattaatggtggaaaaaataatagaaatacagaatacatagataaaattataataaccgCTCGGAAAACTATTCAGCACTTTAATTccttcgaactttttttttattttcgcgaagatgcgttttttttttctaaagtttgttgaaatactgattttttattttgtgaagatatcgattttttttaaaaattttgtgaaggtatcgattttttttaaaaattttgtgaaggtaccgattattttttttttaaattttgtgaatttacCGAAAAACGGTACCAAAATCGACCTGGATTAAGCCCTGCTCATGGTCAAATATTTGTCCAGtacagtttataaattttctctaaaattatgaatttttttttttttttaaagttgcaaagcttttttttttttcagacaaaatttaatacaaattaactaactatgtaataaaaattaagtacataattttaaaaaaaattgctaaattttaacacattactTAAGTCACGTGTGATCTCATTATGTGTACGACCTCATTAATGTGATATATACACACTGCACtaatccaaataaattatttggacTGTATACCTTTCagagttttaaaatacatcAGCAGAtgtataatacatatttaatatttcttctgaattgaatacatttttagaattcgaacgtaaaatttttagttaaatttactaccatttagcgatacattcacaaattttatttttgtatcccgtaggatacgataaatccatatttttacaatgtttgtgtgttgacttttttaattttctcaaattatgtctaaattttcacgaaataggtacctctcagaaatttgattaatatgTGTAAAAGctctttctaatattgtatatttaaaaataagattttagattattctttattgaaatttattcaagtTCCAAAAAAGTAAGGATTTCGGTGAAAAGTAATTGGCCAAATGTTAATGAACACACCGTGcaccataaaaaaatatgtgcatttcattttatgaacatatatttatagtttaaaactaatttatgcattttaaaattaatttaaaatgcatattatgcTTTACATTTACAAGTaatcatttctttctttcattaatcCAACTAGTATGtgtgtttgttaaaaataataaaaattaaaaaattgaaattgtaataattCATAACACTTAATTTAAGTTTCtgcttataaacttaaaaatttcaaactaataagtaaaactaattcatttataaattaaagttatatacATTTGACTTAGCAGAAAATGTTCTTCTTAGAcagtaatttatatattttgaccGTATTGATAAGAAagataagaaatgaaaatcaactatggatattttaatatttaattaatttttccatctCTCTTATACGGTGtcgtaatattaaataataaaaaaattgcttcaaaagtTCTTACAaccaaaaattttgtaacaatttt
Encoded here:
- the LOC107446462 gene encoding RNA-binding protein Rsf1 yields the protein MSPACVYVGGLSDDVQKEDLEREFSKFGNLTKVWVARNPPGFAFIDFEDDEDANEAIKEMNGATINGSEIRCDISRGRGRGGRGGRGGGGFRGGRGRRDYDSGFRSGGGGGGFRGSRGSGGSRYGGGGGRGGGGYDRPYSRGGSDRSSGGYRSRSPMGQRNGSNW